One Deinococcus cellulosilyticus NBRC 106333 = KACC 11606 DNA segment encodes these proteins:
- a CDS encoding nicotinate phosphoribosyltransferase has translation MITENIIIDTDSYKASHYLQYPPHTQYIHSYLESRGGKYPYTRFFGLQYLLKRYLSIRITREMVQEAKEMLEAHGEPFNHAGWMHIVEQHDGKLPLEVRAVPEGSIVPTHNVLMSVVNTDPECYWLVSWFETLLMRVWYPTTVATQSHYLKGIIREALEKSSDDPEAEIAFKLHDFGSRGVSSQESAGIGGLAHLTNFMGTDTVQALMYGRRFYNTPMPGYSIPAAEHSSITSWGKEHEVDAYRNMLTQFAKPGKTVAIVSDSYDLKKAINEHWGTTLRDEILESGATVVIRPDSGDPAAMVRMTVRALDAKFGHTINSKGFKVLNAVRVIQGDGINEDSIREILAVLLGEGYSATNVAFGMGGALLQMVNRDTLKFAYKASAGIIGGEYQPIYKDPVTDPGKRSKDGILDLVKRDGKFETLQGKEFGRYSEDSLLRVVYRNGDLLIDESLEDIRKR, from the coding sequence ATGATCACCGAAAACATCATCATTGACACGGATTCCTACAAAGCCAGCCATTACCTGCAGTACCCACCCCACACCCAGTACATCCACTCCTACCTGGAATCCCGTGGGGGCAAGTACCCTTACACCCGCTTTTTTGGACTGCAGTACCTGCTGAAACGCTACCTCTCCATCCGCATCACCCGTGAAATGGTTCAGGAGGCAAAAGAAATGCTTGAAGCCCACGGAGAGCCTTTCAATCATGCGGGCTGGATGCACATTGTGGAGCAGCACGACGGAAAGCTTCCCCTGGAAGTGCGTGCGGTGCCCGAAGGCAGCATCGTCCCCACCCACAATGTGCTGATGAGTGTGGTCAACACCGACCCCGAGTGCTACTGGCTGGTCAGCTGGTTTGAAACGCTCCTCATGCGGGTCTGGTACCCCACCACGGTGGCCACGCAGTCCCATTACCTCAAGGGAATCATCCGCGAAGCGCTGGAAAAGAGCAGTGATGATCCCGAAGCTGAAATTGCTTTCAAACTGCACGACTTTGGTTCCAGAGGGGTGAGCAGTCAGGAAAGTGCAGGCATCGGCGGTCTGGCCCACCTGACCAACTTCATGGGCACGGACACCGTTCAGGCCCTGATGTACGGACGCAGGTTCTACAACACCCCCATGCCCGGGTACAGCATCCCGGCTGCCGAGCACTCCAGCATCACCAGCTGGGGCAAAGAGCACGAGGTGGACGCCTACCGCAACATGCTCACCCAGTTTGCAAAGCCTGGAAAAACAGTTGCGATTGTCAGTGACTCCTACGACCTCAAAAAAGCCATCAATGAGCACTGGGGCACCACCCTGCGGGATGAAATCCTGGAAAGCGGAGCCACCGTGGTGATCCGCCCGGATTCCGGTGATCCTGCAGCAATGGTCCGCATGACCGTGCGTGCACTGGATGCCAAGTTCGGACACACCATCAACAGCAAAGGGTTCAAGGTGCTCAACGCTGTAAGGGTGATTCAGGGGGACGGCATCAACGAAGACAGCATCCGGGAAATCCTTGCGGTCCTGCTGGGTGAGGGCTACAGTGCCACCAACGTGGCTTTCGGGATGGGCGGAGCGCTCCTCCAGATGGTCAACCGCGACACCCTGAAATTTGCCTACAAAGCCAGTGCAGGCATCATTGGCGGCGAGTACCAGCCCATTTACAAGGACCCCGTGACCGATCCGGGCAAACGCTCCAAAGACGGCATCCTTGATCTGGTGAAGCGAGACGGCAAATTTGAGACCCTGCAGGGCAAGGAATTTGGCAGGTACAGCGAAGACAGCCTGCTCAGGGTGGTGTACCG